In a genomic window of Streptomyces roseoviridis:
- a CDS encoding Stp1/IreP family PP2C-type Ser/Thr phosphatase, whose protein sequence is MSLSLRFAAGSHKGMIREGNEDSGYAGPRLLAIADGMGGQAAGEVASSEVISTLVTLDDDVPGSDILTSLGTAVQRANDQLRMMVEEDPQLEGMGTTLTALLWTGQRLGLVHVGDSRAYLLRDGVLTQITQDHTWVQRLVDEGRITEEEATTHPQRSLLMRALGSGDHVEPDLSIREVRAGDRYLVCSDGLSGVVSHQTLEETLASYQGPQETVQELIQLALRGGGPDNITVIVADVLDVDGGDTLAGHLSDTPVIVGAVAENQSPLHDGGAMHTPAGRASGLGRPAPHQQPPAGGFGPPGSGDDHGYGGMPPQGSFGAYAEDDFVKPRSGRKWLKRSFFLVLALGVIGGGLYGGYRWTQTQYYVGTKDDHVALYRGISQDLAWVRLSEVEADHPEIELKYLPAYQRKQVEDTIAGGSLAKAKTKISELAVQASACKKTEQRQKAAADAADKASPPPSSEGSASPNPKPTTAAPSPGPTLSSEEQKLASNCGKQ, encoded by the coding sequence ATGAGCTTGTCACTGCGTTTCGCCGCGGGCTCGCACAAGGGCATGATCCGCGAGGGCAACGAGGACTCCGGTTACGCCGGGCCGCGGCTGCTCGCGATCGCCGACGGCATGGGCGGCCAGGCCGCCGGTGAGGTCGCCTCGTCCGAAGTGATCTCGACCCTGGTGACGCTGGACGACGACGTCCCCGGCTCCGACATCCTCACCTCGCTCGGTACGGCGGTGCAGCGCGCCAACGACCAGCTGCGGATGATGGTCGAGGAGGACCCGCAGCTGGAGGGCATGGGCACGACGCTCACCGCCCTGCTGTGGACGGGACAGCGCCTCGGTCTCGTGCACGTCGGAGACTCGCGCGCGTACCTGCTGCGCGACGGCGTGCTCACGCAGATCACGCAGGACCACACCTGGGTGCAGCGGCTCGTCGACGAGGGCCGGATCACCGAGGAGGAGGCCACCACCCACCCGCAGAGGTCGCTCCTCATGCGCGCGCTGGGCAGCGGCGACCACGTCGAGCCGGACCTGTCCATCCGCGAGGTGCGGGCGGGCGACCGCTATCTGGTGTGCTCCGACGGCCTGTCGGGCGTGGTGTCGCACCAGACGCTGGAGGAGACCCTCGCCAGCTACCAGGGTCCACAGGAGACCGTGCAGGAGCTGATCCAGCTCGCGCTGCGCGGCGGCGGCCCGGACAACATCACGGTGATCGTCGCCGACGTCCTCGACGTCGACGGCGGCGACACCCTCGCCGGCCACCTCAGCGACACCCCGGTGATCGTGGGCGCGGTCGCGGAGAACCAGTCGCCGCTGCACGACGGCGGAGCGATGCACACGCCCGCGGGCCGCGCCTCCGGGCTCGGCCGGCCGGCGCCGCACCAGCAGCCGCCGGCGGGCGGTTTCGGCCCGCCCGGAAGCGGCGACGACCACGGCTACGGCGGGATGCCGCCGCAGGGCTCCTTCGGCGCGTACGCGGAGGACGACTTCGTGAAGCCGCGCTCCGGCCGCAAGTGGCTGAAGCGCTCCTTCTTCCTCGTGCTGGCGCTGGGGGTGATCGGCGGCGGCCTGTACGGCGGGTACCGCTGGACGCAGACGCAGTACTACGTGGGCACGAAGGACGATCACGTGGCGCTGTACCGGGGCATCAGCCAGGACCTGGCGTGGGTGAGGCTCTCGGAGGTCGAGGCGGACCACCCCGAGATCGAACTCAAGTACCTGCCGGCGTACCAGCGCAAGCAGGTCGAGGACACCATCGCGGGCGGCAGCCTCGCCAAGGCGAAGACGAAGATCTCCGAGCTGGCGGTGCAGGCGTCGGCCTGCAAGAAGACCGAGCAGCGTCAGAAGGCCGCCGCGGACGCGGCGGACAAGGCGAGCCCGCCGCCGTCCTCGGAAGGCTCCGCGTCGCCGAACCCCAAGCCCACCACAGCCGCGCCGTCCCCCGGGCCCACCCTGTCCTCGGAGGAGCAGAAGCTGGCCTCGAACTGCGGCAAGCAGTAA
- a CDS encoding FHA domain-containing protein FhaB/FipA has translation MSELTLTVMRLGFLAVLWLFVIVAVQVIRSDLFGTRVTQRGSRRQEARPQQGGRQAAAPPQQRGGQQAAGGGRQRRGAPTKLVVSEGTLTGTTVALQGQTITLGRAHDSTIVLDDDYASSRHARIYPDRDGQWIVEDLGSTNGTYLDRTRLTTATPIPLGAPIRIGKTVIELRK, from the coding sequence ATGTCAGAGCTGACCCTGACGGTCATGCGGCTGGGTTTCCTGGCCGTTCTGTGGCTGTTCGTCATCGTGGCCGTCCAGGTCATCCGTAGCGACCTGTTCGGCACGCGGGTCACCCAGCGCGGTTCGCGGCGCCAGGAAGCGCGCCCGCAGCAGGGCGGGCGGCAGGCCGCCGCGCCTCCGCAGCAGCGGGGCGGCCAGCAGGCCGCGGGCGGCGGGCGGCAGCGCCGCGGCGCCCCGACCAAGCTCGTCGTCTCCGAGGGCACCCTCACCGGCACGACGGTCGCCCTCCAGGGGCAGACCATCACGCTGGGCCGCGCCCACGACTCGACGATCGTGCTGGACGACGACTACGCGTCCAGCAGGCACGCCAGGATCTACCCGGACCGGGACGGTCAGTGGATCGTCGAGGACCTCGGGTCCACCAACGGCACGTATCTCGACCGGACCCGCCTCACCACCGCCACGCCGATTCCGCTGGGCGCGCCGATCCGCATCGGCAAGACCGTCATCGAGCTGCGGAAGTAG
- a CDS encoding DUF3662 and FHA domain-containing protein, with amino-acid sequence MGVLKRFEQRLEGLVNGTFAKVFKSEVQPVEIAGALQRECDNNATIWNRERTVVPNDFIVELSAPDYERLSPYSGQLGDELAGLVRDYAKQQRYTFMGPIKVHLEKADDLDTGLYRVRSRTLASSTSQPQPAGGHAPHPGQGQQQPPRGGYGYPPAGAPPMPAAPPPGAPAMPGHRPTAAAAGRPGGPAPVPGSGGGQVRRWIEINGNRHQISRPTLVLGRSTDADVRIDDPGVSRRHCEIRTGTPSTITDLGSTNGIVVDGQHTTRATLRDGSRIVVGSTTIVYRQAEG; translated from the coding sequence ATGGGAGTCCTGAAGCGGTTCGAGCAGCGACTTGAAGGTCTGGTCAACGGCACCTTCGCCAAGGTCTTCAAGTCCGAGGTCCAGCCCGTCGAGATCGCCGGCGCCCTCCAGCGCGAGTGCGACAACAACGCGACGATCTGGAACCGCGAGCGGACGGTCGTCCCCAACGACTTCATCGTGGAGCTGAGCGCGCCGGACTACGAGCGCCTCAGCCCCTACTCGGGCCAGCTCGGCGACGAGCTCGCCGGTCTGGTCCGGGACTACGCCAAGCAGCAGCGGTACACCTTCATGGGGCCGATCAAGGTCCACCTGGAGAAGGCCGACGACCTCGACACCGGTCTGTACCGGGTGCGCAGTCGTACGCTCGCGTCGAGTACGTCACAGCCGCAGCCCGCCGGCGGGCACGCCCCGCATCCCGGTCAGGGGCAGCAGCAGCCGCCGCGCGGTGGCTACGGCTACCCTCCGGCCGGTGCCCCGCCGATGCCCGCGGCGCCGCCGCCGGGCGCCCCGGCGATGCCCGGTCACCGTCCGACGGCTGCGGCCGCGGGCCGTCCCGGCGGTCCCGCGCCCGTGCCCGGTTCGGGCGGCGGGCAGGTCCGCCGCTGGATCGAGATCAACGGCAACCGTCACCAGATTTCCCGCCCGACCCTGGTCCTCGGCCGCAGCACCGACGCGGACGTGAGGATCGACGATCCCGGCGTCTCGCGCCGGCACTGCGAGATCCGGACCGGAACGCCCTCGACGATCACGGATCTCGGGTCCACCAACGGCATCGTGGTGGACGGGCAGCACACCACCCGCGCTACGCTCCGCGACGGCTCGCGGATCGTCGTGGGCAGCACCACCATCGTTTACCGGCAAGCCGAAGGGTGA